One stretch of Armigeres subalbatus isolate Guangzhou_Male chromosome 2, GZ_Asu_2, whole genome shotgun sequence DNA includes these proteins:
- the LOC134217157 gene encoding kinesin light chain-like, with product MFPVPHSTLLMTDQSLLFKVQTIHRSLETLRTELQTIRITFSGEDSEANLEKDELIKRNLQNIELGLGEANLLAALITHLKSIDAERQKLRIQVKHLCQETSWLRDELQNSQQQLLDSELMVVQLEEEKKQLEYEASIKKYDDFLDGEEFNDKLSDDPELDLFSDDDMAERRLSKSAAPPSRNFKDYEVSPRLKTIHNLAIHYASKGKYEVAVPLCSQALEDLERENGREHPDIATLLSILAMVYRDQKNYTKAIELLNEALKIWVRCLGECHPSVASALNNLAVLYGENGYYESAEPLSKQALAIRENVLGGFHPDVAKQLNNLALLCQNQGKHTDAEVCRRRALEIFESQLGAEDSNTIKTKCDLAASCLKLKNYKEAEQLLKDVLVKTQDKEFDGEQSEGCESSKADTVPYGKTGSWYKTSTVLSPTVKSVLKHMAKLYQKLGYYDVANKLKQSKFRNKQEILDILK from the coding sequence ATGTTTCCTGTTCCACATTCAACTTTGCTAATGACCGATCAGAGTCTACTGTTCAAGGTCCAAACTATACACAGAAGCCTGGAGACACTACGCACCGAATTGCAAACCATCAGGATCACGTTTTCCGGTGAGGACTCTGAAGCCAATCTGGAAAAAGATGAATTAATAAAGCGAAACTTGCAAAACATCGAGCTTGGCTTGGGAGAGGCCAACTTATTGGCCGCCCTAATAACACACCTCAAAAGCATCGATGCTGAGCGACAAAAATTACGCATACAAGTCAAACATCTGTGCCAGGAAACCTCTTGGCTACGGGACGAGCTGCAAAATAGCCAACAGCAGCTTCTAGATTCCGAGCTGATGGTAGTGCAACTCGAAGAGGAAAAGAAACAACTCGAGTACGAAGCATCCATTAAGAAATATGATGACTTTCTGGACGGCGAGGAGTTCAATGATAAACTTTCCGACGACCCTGAGTTGGATTTGTTTTCGGACGATGATATGGCCGAAAGACGACTCAGCAAATCGGCGGCGCCTCCATCGCGGAACTTTAAAGACTACGAAGTCTCCCCGCGACTGAAAACAATTCACAATCTGGCAATTCACTACGCATCAAAGGGTAAGTATGAGGTGGCAGTGCCACTTTGCTCTCAAGCTCTGGAGGACCTCGAGCGCGAGAATGGTCGCGAGCATCCAGATATTGCGACATTGTTGAGCATCCTTGCTATGGTCTATCGAGATCAGAAAAATTACACGAAAGCTATTGAACTTCTCAACGAGGCCTTGAAGATATGGGTTCGATGTTTGGGTGAGTGTCATCCCTCAGTTGCGTCGGCTTTGAACAATTTGGCCGTATTGTATGGAGAGAATGGATATTATGAATCGGCAGAACCCTTGAGCAAACAAGCCTTGGCTATTCGAGAAAATGTGCTTGGTGGATTTCATCCCGATGTGGCTAAACAATTGAATAACCTTGCTTTGCTGTGTCAGAACCAGGGAAAGCATACCGATGCAGAGGTGTGTCGTCGAAGGgcgttggaaatttttgaatccCAGCTGGGTGCCGAGGATTCAAACACCATCAAGACAAAGTGTGATCTGGCTGCGTCCTGTCTGAAGCTGAAGAACTACAAAGAGGCGGAGCAACTGCTGAAGGATGTGCTGGTCAAAACACAAGACAAGGAATTTGATGGGGAGCAGAGTGAAGGATGCGAATCGAGTAAAGCCGACACCGTCCCATATGGTAAAACGGGATCTTGGTATAAGACTTCAACCGTTCTCTCACCAACAGTGAAAAGTGTGCTGAAACACATGGCCAAGTTATACCAGAAGCTGGGATATTATGATGTGGCAAACAAACTAAAGCAGAGCAAGTTTCGAAATAAACAAGAAATActggatattttgaaatga